In Natrinema sp. SYSU A 869, the following proteins share a genomic window:
- a CDS encoding amino acid permease: MSADEELAKDLGLLSAIAIGIGTMIGAGIFVLPGTAVARAGPLTALTFVIGGVTALFTALSASELGTAMPKSGGAYFYINRALGPLFGSISGWANWLGLAFASAFYMYGFGEYVNQLVGAPALALGPVTISAAQTIGLVGAALFIAINYMGAKETGGLQIGIVLTLLAILGVFTVVGLLNADLESLRPFAPPGTTGEVLPVTAIVFVSYLGFVQITSVAEEIKNPGRNLPLAVIGSVVIVTVVYALFLVVLLAAVPNELVANNDTAVVEAAELLFGQYSVFGVGLGTLGWGLLLLGGLLATASSANASILSSSRINFAMGREKIISPSVNEIHHRFGTPYKSILITGALIIAFLLFGNLEILSTAGSVLHLIVYGLLNIALIVMREAEPADYDPDFEVPLYPFVPIIGTISSFALIAYIEPFVILLSAGLVIFAGMWYLLYARQRVENAGVFVNWILDRSEEMPDAAVAAADSIRPAAAGVADGGDFRVMVPLANPRTEKELITLGGAIAKQRGGTIHAVHIVQIPDQTPLERAEQNDRIHAESEKLLGQARSDAETFGVPIKTHTVLSHRSFEEVFDAARTFDADQVVMGWGSASHGRVESRLDELTHDLPCDFLVLKERGFDPSHILLPTAGGPDSVLGAEVVQLLRNEFDSRVTLLHALSEDESYEEGEQFLEEWAAENGLTDAELIIDDRNVETAIADTATDATLLVIGATEQGLLSRLVRGSLVLDVLDDIECSVLLAETARKRTLRERLLGIKEEE, from the coding sequence GTGAGCGCCGACGAAGAACTCGCAAAAGATCTCGGACTTCTCTCGGCGATCGCTATCGGCATCGGGACGATGATTGGGGCCGGTATCTTCGTCCTACCGGGCACCGCTGTCGCACGAGCGGGCCCGCTCACGGCACTCACGTTCGTCATCGGCGGAGTCACAGCACTGTTCACAGCGCTGTCAGCTTCAGAGTTGGGGACAGCGATGCCCAAATCCGGCGGCGCCTATTTCTACATTAACCGTGCACTCGGTCCGCTATTCGGATCCATAAGCGGGTGGGCCAACTGGCTCGGATTGGCCTTTGCATCCGCGTTCTATATGTACGGGTTCGGCGAGTACGTCAACCAACTTGTAGGCGCGCCAGCGCTCGCACTCGGCCCGGTGACGATATCAGCGGCCCAGACGATCGGGCTCGTCGGTGCAGCGCTCTTTATCGCAATCAACTATATGGGTGCCAAGGAGACTGGCGGCCTTCAGATCGGCATCGTGCTCACACTACTGGCCATTCTCGGCGTCTTCACCGTCGTTGGGCTCCTGAACGCCGACCTCGAGTCGTTGCGACCGTTCGCGCCGCCGGGGACGACCGGCGAGGTGCTCCCGGTGACCGCCATTGTCTTCGTCTCCTATCTTGGCTTCGTTCAGATCACTTCCGTCGCCGAGGAGATCAAAAACCCCGGCCGGAACCTCCCGCTTGCAGTCATCGGATCGGTCGTCATCGTCACGGTCGTTTACGCGCTGTTTCTCGTCGTGCTACTGGCGGCGGTTCCGAACGAACTTGTGGCGAACAACGACACCGCCGTCGTCGAGGCTGCCGAGTTGCTGTTCGGCCAGTACAGCGTCTTTGGCGTAGGCCTGGGTACGCTCGGCTGGGGACTGTTGTTGCTCGGCGGCCTGCTCGCGACAGCCTCGAGCGCGAATGCGTCGATCCTCTCATCGTCACGGATCAATTTCGCGATGGGACGGGAAAAGATTATCTCTCCATCAGTCAACGAAATACACCATCGATTCGGGACGCCGTACAAGTCGATCCTAATCACTGGTGCACTCATCATTGCCTTCCTCCTGTTCGGCAACCTCGAGATACTGTCGACGGCCGGCTCGGTGCTTCACCTGATCGTCTACGGCCTGTTGAACATCGCGTTGATCGTCATGCGGGAGGCCGAACCGGCCGACTACGATCCCGACTTCGAGGTCCCGCTGTACCCATTTGTCCCGATCATTGGGACGATTTCGTCATTCGCACTGATCGCGTACATCGAACCGTTTGTCATTCTGCTCTCGGCCGGACTCGTTATTTTCGCGGGAATGTGGTATCTGCTGTACGCACGTCAGCGCGTCGAGAACGCCGGCGTGTTCGTCAACTGGATCCTTGATCGCTCCGAAGAAATGCCCGACGCGGCGGTGGCCGCGGCCGACTCGATCCGACCTGCAGCTGCCGGTGTTGCGGACGGCGGCGATTTCCGCGTGATGGTTCCATTGGCAAACCCCCGAACCGAAAAAGAGCTCATCACACTCGGCGGTGCTATTGCAAAGCAACGTGGCGGCACGATTCACGCAGTTCATATCGTACAGATTCCTGACCAAACGCCGCTCGAACGCGCTGAACAGAACGATCGGATCCACGCCGAATCAGAGAAATTGCTCGGACAGGCTCGCTCTGACGCCGAAACGTTCGGTGTTCCCATTAAGACACATACAGTGCTCTCACACCGATCATTCGAAGAGGTTTTCGACGCCGCTCGCACCTTCGACGCAGACCAGGTCGTCATGGGTTGGGGATCTGCCTCTCACGGTCGTGTCGAGTCGCGTCTCGATGAATTGACCCATGATCTCCCCTGTGACTTCTTGGTACTGAAAGAGCGCGGATTCGATCCCTCGCACATCTTGTTGCCAACTGCCGGCGGTCCCGACTCGGTGCTCGGGGCAGAGGTCGTCCAGTTGCTTCGCAACGAGTTCGATTCCCGAGTGACACTCCTGCATGCCCTATCCGAAGATGAATCATACGAGGAGGGCGAGCAATTCCTCGAAGAATGGGCAGCCGAGAACGGTCTCACCGACGCCGAACTAATCATCGACGATCGGAACGTCGAGACCGCTATCGCTGATACAGCCACGGATGCGACACTATTGGTGATCGGCGCAACCGAGCAGGGGCTATTGTCGCGGCTGGTTCGAGGATCGCTGGTCTTAGATGTCCTTGATGATATCGAGTGTTCGGTGTTACTCGCCGAGACGGCTCGCAAGCGGACTCTGCGCGAACGTCTACTGGGTATTAAGGAAGAGGAGTGA
- a CDS encoding DoxX family protein: MFGGVDGSGSTASLISMSGIAGIIELVGGLLIAIGVLTRLVALITTGEMVAAQFIAHIPEGVVPIQNGGELGLLYLAVFLILTVYGSGRYSVEHLILGRELI; this comes from the coding sequence TTGTTCGGTGGTGTTGATGGAAGCGGGAGCACCGCATCGCTGATTAGCATGTCTGGAATTGCTGGCATCATTGAGTTGGTCGGCGGCCTCCTTATCGCAATTGGAGTGCTAACCCGGCTTGTTGCACTCATCACGACCGGAGAGATGGTCGCCGCCCAATTCATCGCCCACATACCGGAAGGAGTAGTTCCAATTCAGAACGGAGGAGAGCTCGGCTTGCTCTATCTCGCAGTGTTTCTCATCCTCACCGTGTATGGGAGTGGGCGTTACAGCGTTGAACACTTGATTCTCGGCCGCGAACTCATCTAA
- a CDS encoding cation:proton antiporter, which translates to MATETALVDVGILFAAVALAGVLSSRIDQSVIPFYIIVGVLLGSNVLGELPALVGSEVGIGGVAVTVPEVTIGSVDLLAAVGGLALGETDFIVVGAEIGIVLLLFFLGLEFNLSRLIASKDRIGKAGSVDLVINFGIGLVFGYLVFGSFLAAFLTAGIVYISSSAIITKSLIDLGWIANDESEPMLGTLVYEDLFIAIYLAITSALVLGGGDIGEAAGQIGIAVGFILALLGLVTFGTGFFQRFLDADTNEFIVVRALGVTILVAGIALALGVSEAVAAFFVGMAFSSTDHVHDLEQLLEPLRDAFAAIFFFWIGLVTDPGLFTLSILGMIVAAAIVTTPTKIVSGYLGGRIYGLDDRRSLRVGFGMTTRGEFSLIIASLALSGAGSGMAAETAQTIYAFTVGYVLVMSILGTSLMQYSSRIEPVAVSLFERARSGTHG; encoded by the coding sequence GTGGCAACTGAAACGGCGCTCGTCGATGTCGGTATCCTCTTTGCCGCGGTCGCCCTCGCCGGCGTCCTCTCGAGTCGAATCGATCAGTCGGTCATCCCCTTTTATATCATCGTCGGCGTCTTGCTGGGATCGAACGTACTGGGCGAACTCCCCGCGCTCGTCGGCAGCGAGGTCGGAATCGGTGGGGTCGCCGTCACCGTCCCTGAGGTGACCATCGGGAGCGTCGATCTCTTGGCCGCAGTCGGTGGACTCGCACTCGGTGAAACCGACTTCATCGTCGTCGGCGCAGAGATCGGGATCGTCCTCCTCCTGTTCTTTCTCGGCCTCGAGTTCAACCTGAGCCGATTGATCGCGAGCAAAGACCGGATCGGCAAAGCGGGATCCGTCGATCTAGTCATCAACTTCGGTATCGGGTTGGTTTTCGGCTATCTCGTCTTCGGAAGCTTCCTTGCGGCCTTCCTTACGGCAGGAATCGTCTACATCTCCTCGAGTGCGATCATCACGAAGTCGTTGATCGATCTGGGCTGGATCGCCAACGATGAGTCCGAACCGATGCTCGGCACGCTCGTCTACGAGGACCTGTTCATCGCTATCTACTTGGCGATCACGTCCGCACTGGTACTGGGCGGCGGTGATATCGGTGAAGCCGCGGGACAGATCGGAATCGCGGTCGGGTTCATCCTTGCGTTGCTCGGGCTTGTCACCTTCGGGACCGGCTTCTTTCAGCGCTTTCTCGACGCCGACACGAATGAGTTCATCGTCGTCCGGGCACTCGGCGTTACGATCCTCGTCGCCGGCATCGCGCTTGCACTGGGTGTCAGTGAGGCCGTCGCCGCCTTCTTCGTGGGTATGGCCTTCTCTTCGACTGATCACGTCCACGACCTAGAGCAGCTTCTCGAGCCGCTTCGAGACGCTTTCGCGGCGATCTTCTTCTTTTGGATCGGGCTCGTCACCGATCCGGGGCTGTTCACGCTGTCGATTCTCGGGATGATCGTCGCCGCTGCGATTGTGACGACGCCGACGAAGATCGTGAGTGGTTACCTCGGTGGACGGATATACGGCCTCGACGACCGTCGATCGTTACGGGTCGGATTCGGAATGACCACTCGCGGCGAATTCTCGCTGATCATCGCAAGTCTTGCTCTCTCCGGGGCCGGAAGCGGCATGGCAGCGGAGACAGCGCAGACCATCTATGCCTTTACCGTCGGCTACGTCCTCGTTATGAGTATTCTCGGGACATCGCTCATGCAGTACTCAAGCCGCATCGAACCCGTCGCTGTGTCGCTGTTCGAACGGGCCCGCAGCGGAACTCACGGTTGA
- a CDS encoding TrkA C-terminal domain-containing protein: MTVYESDLPGVGKKFEIELDDGERLVIVTHNTGKREVYLKADADADSEKVFEASDRLARKIGTILEGAYFQPVQAEQVETMLTDDTYLEWYGVSETAEVAGQTLAEADIRDRTGVSIVAIQRGEELISPPTPETVLEVGDTLVVIGDHEDCAQFEELLGAGLDE, encoded by the coding sequence ATGACTGTCTACGAGAGCGACCTCCCCGGCGTCGGAAAAAAGTTCGAGATTGAACTCGATGACGGGGAGCGTCTCGTCATCGTGACCCACAACACGGGAAAACGAGAGGTGTACCTGAAAGCGGACGCGGATGCGGACAGCGAGAAGGTATTCGAGGCGTCGGATCGCCTGGCCCGGAAAATCGGCACGATTCTGGAAGGGGCATACTTCCAGCCGGTGCAGGCCGAACAGGTGGAGACGATGCTCACCGACGATACCTACCTCGAGTGGTACGGCGTCTCCGAGACCGCCGAAGTAGCCGGCCAGACCCTCGCTGAGGCGGACATCCGCGATCGGACGGGCGTCTCCATCGTCGCCATTCAGCGCGGCGAGGAGTTGATTTCGCCGCCGACGCCGGAGACGGTCCTTGAGGTCGGTGACACGCTGGTCGTCATCGGCGACCACGAGGACTGTGCTCAGTTCGAGGAACTGCTCGGAGCCGGACTCGACGAGTGA
- a CDS encoding universal stress protein: protein MFETILVPVDGSDSAKRAAAVGREFAEQYNARLDMLHVLEDQSRLPGSESDQTSEEKGREILDKHADLVTGSNIEIDTRLVDGQPHEAITEHATETASDLIVMGRHGQSGLRERLLGTVTDRVLRHTSIPVLVVPGEVSDHTTGNAYENVLITTDGSENAEQAAPYGEDIVQQFKATLHLLTVVDVQAAAGAFDAGGVSEDFTERLEDDGHEAIERLARQIEDTDLPLESAVLRGDAQEVIVDYTVENDIGLIVMASEGESNLASQSLGSVTDRVLRTVDIPVLVVFR from the coding sequence ATGTTCGAGACAATTCTCGTCCCGGTTGATGGGAGCGATAGTGCCAAACGCGCTGCAGCGGTCGGGCGTGAGTTTGCAGAACAATACAATGCGCGTCTTGACATGCTCCACGTCCTTGAAGACCAATCGCGTCTTCCTGGCTCAGAGAGTGACCAGACCTCGGAAGAGAAAGGCCGCGAAATTCTCGACAAACATGCGGACCTCGTCACCGGAAGCAATATCGAGATCGATACGCGTCTCGTAGACGGCCAGCCTCACGAGGCCATCACAGAGCACGCGACGGAAACTGCCAGTGATCTCATTGTGATGGGGCGTCACGGCCAGAGTGGACTGCGAGAACGCCTCCTCGGGACCGTCACCGATCGCGTGTTGCGTCACACCAGCATTCCGGTGTTGGTAGTTCCTGGTGAGGTTAGTGATCATACTACTGGTAACGCATATGAAAACGTCCTCATTACGACGGACGGCAGTGAGAACGCCGAACAGGCGGCACCATACGGTGAGGATATCGTTCAGCAATTCAAGGCCACACTCCACCTGCTCACCGTGGTCGATGTCCAAGCAGCGGCGGGCGCGTTCGACGCTGGTGGCGTGTCAGAAGACTTCACCGAACGACTTGAGGATGACGGCCACGAGGCAATTGAGCGACTCGCCCGTCAGATTGAGGATACCGATCTTCCGCTGGAGTCAGCCGTATTGCGAGGGGATGCACAGGAAGTCATTGTCGACTACACTGTCGAGAACGATATCGGTCTGATCGTCATGGCGTCTGAGGGTGAATCGAACCTGGCCAGCCAGTCTCTGGGAAGCGTCACAGATCGCGTTCTCCGTACTGTAGACATACCAGTACTCGTCGTGTTCCGGTAG
- a CDS encoding primase-like DNA-binding domain-containing protein, which produces MADGTEQFYNTDELVTFGGGAASRGGVTAVRPATESQRTVWIRTADEWVLTDGETEFTRTSSAVEFSKDSVPAYYSYDRETGQYTVYEQGETHVYETSDALEADWTTIKRPFVPASDLPNPAYDRDSYAILILSEDGSAQLYRDGKTAAMADALETLTEMNGASPPSADTETQVLADSKQRKTEDDLRLDPDDDGVSIFADRYIIEDTETSIPKEELYQTYSAWVSRHGLDGTNNVWFARKLSDHLDVGTNRRRVDGDRVNFYTGIGLTEEGSRLREAADKSEE; this is translated from the coding sequence TTGGCAGACGGAACTGAACAGTTCTACAATACGGATGAACTCGTCACGTTTGGTGGCGGAGCGGCTTCTCGTGGCGGTGTGACGGCTGTTCGACCTGCTACTGAGTCACAACGTACTGTCTGGATACGTACCGCCGATGAGTGGGTCCTCACGGATGGCGAGACAGAGTTCACGCGGACATCGTCCGCAGTCGAATTCTCGAAAGATTCGGTGCCTGCCTACTACAGCTATGATCGAGAAACAGGCCAGTATACGGTATACGAGCAAGGCGAGACGCATGTCTACGAAACGTCTGATGCCCTCGAAGCAGATTGGACGACGATCAAACGCCCATTCGTCCCCGCTTCTGATTTGCCAAACCCAGCATACGATCGAGACAGTTACGCGATACTGATTCTGTCGGAAGATGGGTCTGCTCAACTCTATCGCGACGGGAAGACAGCGGCGATGGCGGACGCGCTCGAAACGCTGACGGAGATGAATGGCGCCTCACCACCGTCCGCAGATACCGAGACACAGGTACTCGCTGATAGCAAGCAGAGGAAGACCGAAGATGACCTTCGGTTGGATCCAGACGACGATGGTGTTAGTATCTTCGCTGATCGCTACATTATTGAAGACACTGAGACGTCGATCCCGAAGGAGGAGTTGTACCAGACCTATTCCGCGTGGGTGAGTCGACACGGCCTTGATGGCACTAACAATGTCTGGTTTGCACGGAAGCTTAGTGACCATCTTGATGTCGGCACTAATCGCAGACGAGTTGATGGAGACCGTGTAAATTTCTATACTGGTATTGGACTCACTGAGGAAGGATCTCGGCTTCGGGAAGCAGCGGACAAGTCAGAGGAATGA
- a CDS encoding Fic family protein, translated as MRDMEIEEMAPGELISYGREFYYRPDPLPPSRDLELDADFYDLLADATFWLGKLSGISLELDFPPVLYTSLLRKEAMESAEIEGADVDYNALYSLETHSFDEAEDGYSIEPTSEAGTKDTQEVLNYEQAVEDGIRTLNNGGEISVSLLHELHETLLTDVPDDRVDTDTIGAYKTVPNHLGDFLPPVPGEIDGLMDALVTYYRTGGSYHPLVNIALFHYQFETIHPYGDGNGRLGRLLITLQLYDVGHLERPNLYLSEYFNRNKSTYVDRMEAVRSYGDWEGWLSFFVRGVAQQAEESVGRTLALDELRRRYENEYGGVQYAKNRLACNLFEQPYVTTKTVAERLDIERSTAYRAIDALEDEGILEEVTGKERNKEYRAKEIFEILERPPQTY; from the coding sequence ATGAGAGACATGGAAATCGAAGAAATGGCGCCTGGGGAACTCATATCCTACGGGAGAGAATTTTATTACAGGCCAGATCCACTGCCTCCCTCACGCGATCTCGAGTTAGATGCAGACTTTTATGATCTGCTCGCCGATGCCACGTTTTGGCTCGGCAAACTTAGCGGTATCAGTCTCGAACTCGACTTTCCGCCCGTCCTTTACACTTCGCTCCTTCGGAAAGAAGCGATGGAATCGGCCGAAATCGAAGGCGCTGATGTCGACTACAACGCTCTCTACAGTCTCGAAACGCACAGCTTCGATGAGGCCGAGGACGGATATTCCATCGAACCGACGAGTGAAGCAGGTACAAAGGACACACAGGAGGTCCTCAATTACGAGCAGGCTGTCGAAGACGGTATTAGAACACTCAACAACGGCGGAGAGATTTCAGTTTCTCTCCTTCACGAACTTCACGAGACGCTCCTCACGGACGTTCCGGACGATCGCGTCGATACCGATACAATTGGTGCCTACAAGACGGTTCCAAACCACCTCGGTGACTTTCTGCCACCAGTACCGGGAGAAATCGACGGCCTGATGGATGCACTAGTAACGTACTATCGGACTGGTGGTAGCTATCACCCACTCGTAAACATCGCACTGTTCCACTACCAGTTTGAAACGATCCATCCGTACGGTGACGGAAATGGACGGCTAGGTCGTCTTCTAATCACGCTTCAGTTGTATGATGTCGGGCACCTTGAACGCCCAAACCTCTATCTCAGTGAATACTTCAATCGAAACAAATCCACATATGTAGACCGAATGGAAGCGGTTCGATCCTACGGCGACTGGGAAGGATGGCTCTCGTTTTTCGTCAGAGGAGTCGCTCAACAAGCCGAAGAGTCCGTTGGCCGTACGCTGGCACTCGATGAACTGCGACGCCGCTACGAGAACGAGTACGGTGGCGTCCAGTACGCGAAAAATCGCTTAGCGTGCAATCTCTTTGAACAACCCTACGTAACGACCAAAACAGTCGCGGAGAGGCTCGATATTGAGCGATCAACCGCGTACCGTGCGATTGACGCGCTAGAAGACGAAGGTATCCTAGAAGAGGTTACGGGCAAAGAGCGCAACAAGGAATACCGTGCGAAGGAAATCTTCGAGATACTTGAGCGGCCGCCCCAGACGTACTGA
- a CDS encoding PadR family transcriptional regulator, which yields MHDLTGFQRDLLYTIAGQDEPHGLAIKEELEDYYEKEIHHGRLYPNLDEIVDKGLVEKGELDRRTNYYTITARGRRELEARREWEDQYVGELLSESE from the coding sequence ATGCACGATCTGACTGGTTTCCAGCGTGACCTGCTGTACACGATCGCTGGACAGGACGAGCCACACGGACTCGCAATCAAAGAGGAACTCGAGGACTATTACGAGAAAGAGATCCATCACGGGCGGCTCTATCCGAACCTGGATGAGATCGTTGACAAGGGTCTCGTCGAGAAAGGCGAACTCGACCGCCGAACGAATTACTACACGATCACCGCTCGTGGCCGCCGCGAACTCGAGGCTCGACGGGAGTGGGAAGACCAATACGTCGGCGAGTTACTCTCGGAATCAGAGTAA
- a CDS encoding helix-turn-helix transcriptional regulator encodes MDDLTGFQRDLLYVIAGADRPSGQDVKDEIEQYYTNEINHGRLYPNLDTIVTKELVEKGQLDRRTNYYALTEDGEQAITDRQEWKAQYID; translated from the coding sequence ATGGACGACCTCACGGGGTTTCAACGAGACCTCTTGTACGTGATCGCTGGCGCTGACCGCCCATCCGGGCAGGATGTCAAAGACGAAATTGAGCAGTATTATACTAACGAAATCAATCACGGACGGCTGTATCCGAATCTCGATACTATTGTTACCAAAGAACTCGTTGAAAAAGGCCAACTCGATAGAAGAACCAACTATTACGCGCTTACAGAAGATGGCGAGCAAGCCATCACGGACCGACAAGAATGGAAAGCCCAGTATATTGACTAA
- a CDS encoding amidohydrolase family protein, which translates to MGEKKRTVSSVDDLNPVIDTDLHLTEQQDDILPYLEEPFNKLLNVNNQGKRGQVEGGYLSQLYPSAGHLTPTDTGRAETDDVRGPEDVERAMELLNLDDAILTPGLNLRLGLVHHDELAAGFMTAYNNWLLDTILDEGYHGSMVVTPQKPEKSAEEIDRLGNESQIKAIMIPGGGVHPPLGREQYFPIYEAAEDAGLPVMIHNAATGIVGNYPIQWRGTKRYIEVHVPYHSAEQMWHLSTMLTNGVPVRFPDLDFVIQESGIGWIPYFMRRYDNEYGKKQNDAPLLEKRPSDYIRDHFFFTSQPTEGIDDPEYLCHTIRMFDGAENLMFSTDYPHYDFDYTDTLLSSLRTEFDDDEIQNIYGRTASNVFDL; encoded by the coding sequence ATGGGAGAGAAAAAACGAACGGTCTCCTCAGTAGATGACCTCAACCCGGTCATAGATACCGACCTCCATCTGACGGAACAGCAGGACGACATCCTACCATATCTTGAAGAGCCGTTCAACAAGCTCCTCAACGTCAACAATCAGGGGAAACGGGGACAAGTAGAGGGCGGCTACCTAAGCCAGTTGTACCCTTCAGCAGGCCATCTCACTCCGACCGATACCGGTCGAGCCGAGACCGACGACGTTCGGGGCCCCGAGGACGTTGAACGCGCGATGGAACTCCTCAACCTCGACGACGCCATCCTCACGCCTGGCCTGAATCTCCGCCTCGGGTTGGTCCACCACGACGAACTCGCGGCAGGGTTCATGACCGCCTATAATAACTGGTTGCTCGATACTATCCTCGACGAGGGGTACCACGGCTCGATGGTCGTCACACCCCAGAAGCCCGAGAAATCAGCCGAGGAAATCGACCGACTGGGTAATGAATCCCAAATAAAGGCCATCATGATTCCCGGCGGTGGCGTCCATCCGCCGCTAGGTCGCGAGCAGTATTTCCCCATCTACGAAGCCGCCGAGGATGCCGGACTCCCGGTGATGATCCATAATGCCGCGACCGGCATCGTCGGTAACTACCCCATCCAGTGGCGCGGCACGAAACGCTACATCGAGGTCCACGTCCCCTACCACTCCGCCGAGCAGATGTGGCACTTATCAACTATGCTCACGAACGGTGTCCCGGTCCGGTTCCCTGACCTTGACTTCGTCATTCAGGAGTCGGGAATCGGCTGGATTCCGTACTTCATGCGGCGTTACGACAACGAGTACGGCAAGAAGCAGAACGACGCGCCGCTGCTAGAGAAGCGCCCAAGCGACTACATACGCGACCACTTCTTCTTTACCAGCCAACCGACCGAAGGCATCGATGATCCTGAGTATCTCTGTCACACCATTCGGATGTTCGACGGTGCTGAGAACCTCATGTTCTCGACCGACTATCCCCACTACGACTTTGACTACACCGACACACTGCTGAGTTCGCTCCGCACCGAGTTCGACGACGACGAGATACAGAACATCTACGGCCGGACCGCTTCAAATGTATTCGACCTATGA
- a CDS encoding Rieske 2Fe-2S domain-containing protein, producing the protein MSGKQKHFVTTADELDEGEHVIVDVKELEIAVFNLNGEYHGLLNYCTHQGGPACEGRLTGELVEDEDGELSYERDGEFVCCPWHGWEFDIKSGHNLARPDEYRVPTYEVVEEGGDLYVTL; encoded by the coding sequence ATGAGCGGGAAACAAAAACACTTTGTTACGACCGCAGACGAACTCGACGAAGGCGAACACGTTATTGTGGACGTCAAGGAGCTCGAGATAGCGGTATTCAACCTCAACGGGGAGTACCACGGTCTCCTTAATTACTGCACTCATCAAGGCGGCCCTGCCTGCGAGGGGCGACTAACCGGAGAACTCGTTGAAGACGAAGATGGCGAACTCAGCTACGAGCGCGACGGTGAGTTCGTCTGCTGTCCGTGGCACGGCTGGGAGTTTGATATCAAGTCGGGCCATAACCTCGCACGACCCGACGAGTACCGAGTACCTACCTACGAGGTCGTTGAGGAGGGCGGCGATCTCTATGTGACTCTCTAA
- a CDS encoding GNAT family N-acetyltransferase → MIDDIPGSTFIEGEDVRLKTVEESDLDFLRDNINDRQIRRAMLGNGPTNTEQLRDDHTEERDYQFVIATSDARVGYISLHDVSYTHGTAAISYWIDPDQRGRATRPRVSGYWFSTHSSSYDSIRSGPMCGSSTIPRVASSKNWIRARGGAPGESVRGR, encoded by the coding sequence ATGATAGATGATATCCCCGGCTCTACGTTTATTGAGGGCGAGGACGTCCGACTAAAGACCGTTGAGGAGAGCGATCTCGACTTCTTGCGGGACAATATTAACGACCGCCAGATTCGACGGGCAATGCTCGGCAACGGCCCGACCAACACTGAGCAGTTGCGTGACGATCACACCGAGGAACGCGACTACCAGTTCGTTATTGCTACCTCGGACGCCCGTGTCGGGTACATCTCGCTCCATGACGTGAGTTACACGCACGGCACGGCCGCCATCAGCTACTGGATCGACCCTGACCAGCGGGGAAGGGCCACGCGACCGAGGGTATCCGGCTACTGGTTCAGTACGCATTCGAGCAGTTACGACTCCATAAGGTCCGGGCCGATGTGCGGGAGTTCAACGATCCCTCGCGTCGCGTCCTCGAAAAATTGGATTCGAGCACGAGGGGGTGCTCCGGGAGAGTCGGTTCGTGGACGGTGA
- a CDS encoding class I SAM-dependent methyltransferase → MDNDSPYSDCFYNFEREIDEEECTKFVTSLLDADSDRIRRLYSEIRTDETFHDAIEAGLTETNVRPDELGPNWRDVLYVLVRLRTPETVVETGVFDGLSSAYLLRALNVNGEGTLVSIDIKDPEILPSDVEDPTPGWTVPDDLQSYWDLRIGDAREILPEVAAETTIDLFLHDSNHDADHMAFEFDAAAEGMEPNAILLADNVEYNDAFANFAKDNLRNVSKLTNAKKSLQRDGGIVQNDKLGAGLIR, encoded by the coding sequence ATGGATAACGATAGTCCATACTCGGACTGTTTCTACAATTTCGAGCGCGAGATAGACGAAGAGGAGTGCACCAAGTTTGTCACGTCGTTGCTCGATGCCGATTCCGACCGTATTCGGAGGCTGTATAGTGAGATTCGAACCGACGAGACGTTCCACGACGCCATCGAGGCTGGATTGACTGAGACTAATGTCAGACCCGACGAACTCGGACCTAACTGGCGGGACGTGCTCTACGTTCTCGTCCGCCTCCGGACGCCTGAGACAGTGGTTGAAACCGGTGTCTTCGACGGCCTGAGTTCAGCGTACTTGCTTCGAGCACTCAACGTGAACGGGGAGGGGACGCTGGTCTCCATCGACATTAAGGACCCCGAAATTCTGCCGAGTGACGTCGAGGACCCTACCCCAGGCTGGACGGTGCCCGATGACTTACAATCGTACTGGGACCTCAGAATTGGCGACGCCCGCGAAATTCTACCCGAAGTCGCAGCCGAGACCACGATAGATCTGTTCCTCCATGACTCGAACCACGACGCCGACCACATGGCGTTTGAATTCGATGCTGCCGCCGAAGGGATGGAACCCAACGCGATACTGCTCGCAGACAACGTGGAGTACAACGACGCGTTCGCGAACTTCGCCAAGGATAACCTCCGGAACGTCTCGAAACTCACTAACGCGAAGAAGTCCCTCCAGCGCGACGGCGGCATCGTTCAGAACGATAAGTTGGGTGCTGGGCTAATCAGGTGA